From a region of the Besnoitia besnoiti strain Bb-Ger1 chromosome I, whole genome shotgun sequence genome:
- a CDS encoding scavenger receptor cysteine-rich domain-containing protein (encoded by transcript BESB_000710), producing MKYRVAASVVAALLLLGTACPVSATEWCRAAPEDGKQEYGVCMAAGEGSARYMIEIVPVVGPGIDLQSNVKLTVTGSDGTETKPIPIATEAFGTEKRVTVDRIDVGDPESIRVFITGNSAWKCQRIMVWKDFRYWLFDCTGMLDPKHRDATYTMSGNKMYQAVLQTGNDEHAGTSGGIELTLIGSVGQSAPKLLIQDVRPGAERRVRFRAADVGDVTALVLRNTAETDPWYCEFVRIKADDGRVFAFNVKRWIGTPYESAIRVTLKPSEDADTPAQDVECHTRALDLYSRIPENVGIFKVRCPMNCQASEFARVEGSSIHPAASSICAAAIHDGVLSPSGGEVVVSAVGELPEYTGSTLKATGTVSSHFSSAPLNPSFSFFIYRSDSIDDVDRDVRVVDAYGKLSPTGRLEIRRNGVWGSVCKQGDFTIFTIDSARKACHELGYLHGMYLEDGCESVEGQYVCASAKYPVSVAADCTFEEPPPRCADHSMDVAIKCTNNPPAEPPLGTLRIVDENGTPATNGVGRLQFYNNGWGSVCSDGWTRESERVACLQMGYTGVKHGGYSDDGCDDVMGVNLCGPETEKIAVYNVACGGEETSLRHCPHETSSDIYCVHDEDVIVGCRGDGDPSGMGLFRTEDTPDISKRNYPPKIRLNCGDRPMTHKQMTGRSGATFLATCPDGCSEEPGSLKGTYIYTDDSSMCKAAIHVGATGPQGGDIIVVLGEAQDSFMGSERNGIKSEAFGHYERTFMVSVPVNTVKARAAKESATEAVYAGRSAIPGGGTFPSFRQTDEPAAVDLLPEKFHWFTPGDFSGFRGRSGDFVDTAKLPGAKALTGFSDFTVAAQVSVTGGKKTWRAILTQSGCEGFTLAIDNKDELVFEQNCHPHFISTGVKPAIGEALHVAISYYSPDKAVNIYVNGRQVVSEKTDFDFNLKNQLTIGRAADSESEYFIGQITAMRIFDYALSPEQVQYVATHAAAGLGVGGPVPGGERRTDDGRVCLSPCSSEEPLLNEIPKSSLPTNPAIQLTCEDTLMREEFNGTAEQRLLVSCPSDCTSKVAPVYGSKVYGETSSVCKAALHSGAMTAQGGELVVVLHNGLKSYSGSSGKNGVVSMSEYGPQLRSFSVLKAPNFRKLTCRDDGAFVLNMNPGDKELVVCPPGCVTATEAPVYGTKLYSPISAVCRAAIHSGRLTSEGGEVEIEVAGQQETFKGTTSNGIKSANSGWYLRSITFVQGAPGRPQQEELR from the exons ATGAAGTACAGAGTCGCAGCATCGGTCGTGGCTGCCCTACTACTACTGGGCACCGCCTGTCCGGTTTCGGCAACAGAGTGGTGCCGGGCTGCTCCTGAAGATGGAAAGCAGGAATACGGAGTGTGCATGGCAGCGGGGGAAGGGTCCGCTCGATATATGATCGAGATCGTTCCTGTTGTCGGTCCGGGTATTGATCTACA AAGTAACGTCAAGCTCACAGTTACAGGAAGTGATGGAACGGAAACCAAGCCCATTCCGATCGCGACTGAGGCTTTTGGCACCGAGAAACG GGTGACCGTTGACCGCATTGATGTCGGTGACCCAGAGTCCATCCGTGTCTTCATCACCGGCAACTCCGCATGGAAGTGCCAACGCATTATGGTGTGGAAAGACTTCCGTTACTGGCTATTCGACTGTACTGGTATGCTGGACCCGAAACATCGTGATGCA ACCTACACGATGTCCGGCAACAAGATGTACCAAGCGGTCCTACAGACAGGAAATGATGAGCACG CCGGCACCTCGGGGGGCATTGAGCTTACGCTGATCGGGAGCGTGGGCCAGTCAGCTCCGAAGCTTCTCATCCAGGACGTCCGGCCTGGCGCCGAGAGAAGAGTCCGCTTCCGGGCGGCTGACG TTGGTGATGTAACTGCACTCGTCCTGCGGAACACAGCAGAGACGGATCCGTGGTACTGCGAATTTGTGCGCATCAAAGCAGACGACGGGCGGGTCTTCGCTTTCAACGTCAAGAGATGGATTGGAACTCCGTATGAATCGGCCATAAGGGTGACCCTGAAACCATCCGAGGATGCTGACACGCCTGCTCAAGACGTCGAATGTCACACTAGAGCTCTCGATCTATACAGCCG CATTCCTGAGAATGTTGGAATTTTCAAAGTTCGGTGTCCGATGAACTGCCAGGCGTCCGAGTTTGCCAGGGTCGAAGGATCCTCCATTCATCCAGCAGCCAGCTCCATTTGTGCTGCGGCAATCCATGATGGGGTCCTTTCTCCTTCTG GTGGAGAAGTCGTGGTTTCAGCCGTCGGGGAGCTGCCAGAGTATACCGGTAGTACTCTAAAGGCAACAG GCACCGTTTCCTCACATTTCAGCTCGGCGCCGTTGAATCCCAGTTTCAGCTTTTTTATCTACCGATCGG ATTCTATTGACGATGTTGATAGGGATGTCCGTGTTGTCGATG CTTACGGAAAACTATCACCGACCGGACGCCTGGAAATCCGGCGCAATGGTGTGTGGGGTTCAGTTTG CAAACAGGGTGATTTTACGATATTCACAATTGACTCGGCACGGAAAGCGTGTCATGAGCTTG GATACCTTCATGGCATGTATCTGGAGGACGGCTGCGAGTCCGTTGAGGGGCAATACGTGTGCGCTAGCGCGAAGTATCCTGTGTCTGTCGCGG CAGACTGCACGTTTGAAGAGCCGCCCCCACGATGTGCGGATCACTCGATGGATGTAGCCATCAAATGCACAAACAACCCTCCAGCCGAGCCTCCGTTGGGAACTCTACGCATCGTCGATGAGAATGGGACTCCCGCCACCAATGGAGTGGGAAGACTCCAGTTCTACAACAACG GTTGGGGAAGTGTTTGCAGCGATGGCTGGACAAGAGAATCTGAAAGGGTCGCGTGCCTTCAGATGGGCTATACCGGAGTCAAA CATGGTGGTTACTCTGATGACGGGTGCGACGATGTGATGGGAGTTAATCTTTGCGGGCCTGAAACCGAAAAGATTGCCGTTTATAACGTGGCCTGCGGAG GCGAGGAAACGAGCTTGCGACACTGTCCTCACGAGACTTCAAGCGATATTTATTGCGTACACGACGAGGACGTCATTGTTGGTTGCCGTGGTGATGGAGACCCTTCTGGAATGGGGCTGTTCAGGACGGAGGACACCCCAGATATCTCCAAGAGAAACTACCCTCCGAAGATTAGGCTGAACTGCGGGGACCGCCCAATGACTCACAAGCAGATGACTGGACGATCCGGAGCGACGTTTTTAGCAACATGTCCGGATGGCTGCAG CGAAGAGCCGGGGTCCCTGAAAGGGACCTACATCTACACAGATGATTCTTCT ATGTGCAAAGCTGCCATCCATGTCGGAGCAACCGGGCCTCAGGGCGGCGACATCATTGTCGTACTCGGCGAGGCACAAGACTCTTTCATGGGGTCCGAACGCAATGGAATCAAAAGCGAGGCGTTTGGGCACTACGAGCGGACAT TCATGGTGTCCGTTCCGGTTAACACGGTGAAAGCACGAGCAGCAAAGGAATCTGCTACGGAGGCTGTGTATGCAGGAAGATCTGCTATCCCTGGTGGAGGT ACATTCCCATCCTTCCGACAAACTGACGAGCCCGCTGCCGTCGACCTGCTTCCAGAGAAGTTCCACTGGTTCACTCCAGGGGATTTTTCTG GATTTCGCGGGAGATCTGGCGATTTCGTTGATACGGCGAAGCTGCCAGGTGCAAAAGCGCTTACGGGTTTCTCAGACTTCACGGTTGCCGCCCAAGTGTCTGTCACCG GTGGGAAGAAGACGTGGAGGGCCATCCTGACCCAAAGCGGCTGCGAGGGCTTTACCTTGGCCATTGACAACAAGGATGAACTTGTCTTCGAGCAAAATTGTCATCCCCATTTCATAAGCACAGGGGTGAAACCAGCTATAGGAG AAGCATTGCATGTCGCCATCTCATACTACTCGCCTGACAAAGCGGTCAACATATACGTGAACGGGCGACAAGTCGTTTCAGAAAAGACCGATTTTGACTTCAATTTGAAG AATCAGCTAACTATCGGACGTGCAGCAGATTCAGAATCCGAATACTTTATCGGCCAGATAACCGCGATGCGGATCTTTGACTACGCCCTTTCTCCTGAGCAAGTGCAATACGTAGCAACCCATGCAGCAGCTGGACTCGGCGTTGGAGGACCCGTCCCTGGTGGAGAACGGCGCACAGACGATGGACGCGTTTGCTTGTCTCCGTGCTCCTCAGAAGAGCCTCTCCTCAACGAAATACCAAAGTCGTCACTGCCAACAAATCCAGCAATTCAACTGACATGCGAGGACACTCTTATGCGCGAGGAATTCAATGGGACAGCAGAGCAACGGCTTCTGGTGTCATGCCCCTCTGACTGCACATCGAAGGTTGCGCCAGTCTATGGAAGCAAAGTCTACGGAGAAACAAGCTCTGTGTGTAAAGCTGCCCTGCACAGTGGCGCTATGACCGCACAAGGGGGGGAGCTAGTTGTCGTGCTACATAACGGCCTCAAGTCATACTCCGGCTCCAGCGGCAAAAACG GGGTCGTGAGTATGAGCGAGTACGGGCCTCAGCTCCGATCATTCTCGGTCCTCAAGGCGCCCAACTTCAGAAAGCTGACTTGTAGAG ACGACGGTGCATTTGTGCTAAATATGAATCCTGGCGACAAAGAGCTGGTGGTCTGTCCCCCTG GTTGCGTGACTGCAACTGAAGCACCGGTCTACGGAACGA AGTTGTACAGTCCGATTTCCGCTGTGTGTAGAGCTGCAATACACTCTGGACGACTA ACtagcgagggcggagaagtGGAAATCGAAGTGGCTGGACAGCAGGAGACATTTAAGGGTACCACAAGCAACGGCATCAAATCTGCGAACAGCGGCTGGTATCTTAGATCCATCACTTTCGTTCAAGGAGCACCGGGGCGCCCGCAGCAAGAGGAACTGCGATAA
- a CDS encoding hypothetical protein (encoded by transcript BESB_000720) codes for MPSSFNSRGTGVLLRRVSHKYVPPCAELLFYQDNTRKIGDVVWCGIKWSSLSTIPVSRLRQDGATSSCSNSSARGFERSSASLGSRQTLAFTGFLCPGPAAKSNIRASLGWWRPSVSTGQTEQNKAKSPNPHSSFFSVATKKGSLHVDIGFQGCLRPSSSPTEGRNRPSALGELEQSLRSEEVLLSTPSTIVFNRETIREGEGNIQLKRDGIFSVSGLFPAEAEDSAAMVFRGVDPEATGAIALLRVPRTGSAAWPDSGGPQCVPVYLAVLRGHMPTDVVHCRSSVCSPSPGSVEWRLAGERTEGKAAYSILQPIVQATFEALPVTLVEIRLVQGPASVPRLHAASLGHPVVGDTKYGTDRYSRRHSPCQSRLMLHSWILKIGPPYVQQEVQVEAPDNLSCELGLKRRGASDSFLVDDSVVKPMFGFFENPRATTIEPSAFGVRETSRQAGSPKGRRPPSGGGEGVGISLKGTLPAACEMEFHGIRSKYSDNNTYWDKLGGSH; via the exons ATGCCTTCGTCATTCAATTCCCGTGGCACTGGCGTTCTGTTACGGCGGGTATCACACAAATACGTGCCTCCGTGTGCAGAACTGCTGTTTTACCAGGACAACACGCGGAAGATAGGAGATGTGGTTTGGTGCGGCATAAAATGGTCTTCGCTTTCAACCATCCCAGTCAGTAGGCTGCGGCAAGATGGAGCTACATCGTCTTGTTCCAACTCGTCCGCTAGGGGCTTTGAGCGCAGTAGCGCTTCTCTAGGTAGTCGGCAGACTCTTGCGTTCACAGGATTCCTCTGCCCAGGGCCTGCTGCCAAGAGTAACATCCGGGCCAGTTTAGGGTGGTGGCGGCCCTCGGTATCTACTGGTCAAACTGAACAAAACAAGGCCAAATCACCGAATCCTCACTCATCATTTTTCTCCGTGGCAACAAAGAAGGGAAGCCTACATGTAGATATCGGCTTCCAGGGCTGCCTCCGaccgtcttcctctcccacCGAAGGGCGGAATAGGCCCTCGGCGTTGGGTGAACTTGAGCAATCCTTGCGGAGCGAGGAAGTCCTGTTATCCACACCGTCGACTATCGTTTTCAACAGAGAAACCATTAGGGAAGGCGAGGGGAATATTCAACTCAAAAGGGACGGCATTTTTTCAGTCTCAGGGCTTTTTCCTGCCGAGGCTGAGGATTCTGCGGCCAT GGTGTTCCGCGGAGTGGATCCTGAGGCTACTGGAGCAATTGCCCTCTTACGAGTACCCCGCACGGGCAGTGCGGCTTGGCCCGACAGCGGTGGTCCTCAATGTGTACCTGTCTACCTCGCAGTCCTCCGAGGACATATGCCCACTGACGTCGTGCACTGCAGGTCGTCCGTGTGTAGCCCGTCTCCCGGCTCTGTGGAGTGGAGACTTGCCGGCGAAAGGACGGAGGGGAAAGCAGCCTATTCCATTTTACAGCCAATTGTCCAAGCGACATTCGAGGCGCTGCCAGTGACGCTTGTTGAGATAAGGCTTGTTCAAG GTCCCGCCTCAGTGCCACGCCTTCACGCAGCGTCACTTGGGCATCCTGTAGTGGGAGACACGAAGTACGGCACAGACCGGTACAGCCGGCGTCATTCACCTTGCCAAAGCAGATTAATGCTCCACAGCTGGATTCTCAAAATAGGTCCTCCGTATGTGCAGCAGGAGGTCCAGGTCGAGGCGCCCGACAATCTATCTTGTGAACTTGGTCTCAAGCGCCGCGGTGCGAGCGACAGTTTTTTGGTGGACGACTCTGTTGTCAAACCAATGTTCGGATTCTTCGAAAATCCGAGGGCAACAACAATAGAACCAAGTGCTTTCGGGGTCCGTGAGACAAGCCGTCAAGCAGGAAGCCCTAAAGGAAGAAGGCCACCCTCTGGAGGTGGTGAGGGCGTCGGCATTTCACTTAAGGGCACCCTGCCAGCCGCTTGCGAGATGGAGTTTCACGGGATTCGGTCGAAGTACAGCGACAATAACACCTACTGGGACAAGCTTGGGGGGTCGCACTGA
- a CDS encoding hypothetical protein (encoded by transcript BESB_000730) has translation MKPLHTRKRKDSPADPADDGAPLGNPSSLPERRAKRRAREWIGGFAVNEKKQHRDAAPSEPGLTAHSPTAGQTRSHFNEKASSNSLVAQPRQTSAVAVRGVPAVHADRAEALDFATTSQSGKRSGSGGNRAQLPRVEYSSHVALQNGQFERPVVTVDDLKELNDPVALAVMLGAKAGPLVSYAPDVRVSLGEGGRELLRACLLLKQDGNTLSSLQGASVQTLLYLAHQAGLWFVVQRIVAERTAGIFSPLHLAFNQFKALQTRLRKELHTESMLITRAPDGSVEHVVYEPNKSLQIGKEGRSILKARLCRYIGHHQEEVAARLEAYGLGSLALKHATVPQLLAIAWVLNQWDLVVQVVRRHDDKRRLRKLAPKSAASQEADTEPLTHPHAPAATDKDNPADPSPHPGVALQTHTDFSGVFPPEHGQNLAMLGHLPTNGLSPNPYIPGAVQTLTVGAPRPENVSVDRLLRIVQSVDDPSCKDAPEVARQLLTELMRCVRLGLVSMPPLPIYQKLTAAARSLGVPSDVVDPG, from the exons ATGAAGCCATTACACACGCGCAAAAGAAAGGACTCCCCGGCGGATCCTGCGGACGATGGCGCTCCCTTAGGCAATCCTTCCTCCCTtccagagagacgcgcaaaGAGGCGAGCTCGAGAGTGGATAGGCGGGTTCGCCGTAAACGAAAAGAAACAGCATCGCGATGCGGCGCCCTCCGAGCCAGGCTTGACGGCACACAGCCCTACGGCGGGACAAACGCGCAGCCACTTCAACGAGAAGGCGAGTTCAAACAGCCTTGTGGCTCAGCCTCGGCAGACGTCTGCGGTGGCGGTGCGCGGCGTGCCAGCGGTCCATGCAGATCGCGCAGAAGCTCTCGATTTCGCCACGACTTCGCAGTCTGGCAAAagaagcggcagcggag GAAACCGAGctcagctgccgcgcgtggAGTACAGCTCGCATGTAGCGCTCCAAAATGGCCAGTTCGAACGCCCGGTGGTGACGGTGGACGATTTGAAGGAACTAAATGATCCCGTGGCGCTGGCCGTGATGCTAGGCGCGAAAGCGGGG CCCCTGGTGTCATATGCACCCGACgttcgcgtgtctctcggAGAGGGCGGCCGGGAGCTTTTGCGGGCTTGCCTGCTGCTGAAGCAAGATGGCAATACTCTGAGCAGCCTTCAAGGCGCCAGCGTGCAGACCCTGCTGTATCTCGCTCATCAGGC AGGTCTGTGGTTCGTCGTTCAACGGATTGTGGCGGAGCGCACAGCTGGTATTTTTTCGCCTTTGCACCTCGCCTTTAATCAATTCAAAGCACTCCAG ACGAGGCTTCGAAAAGAACTACATACAGAGAGCATGCTGATCACGAGGGCTCCAGATGGATCCGTAGAACACGTGGTTTACGA GCCAAACAAGTCACTCCAGATTGGCAAGGAAGGACGAAGTATTTTAAAAGCGAGACTCTGTCGTTACATCGGACATCATCAGGAAGAAGTG GCTGCGAGACTGGAAGCATACGGTCTCGGATCACTTGCTCTGAAGCACGCCACGGTGCCTCAGCTCCTCGCGATTGCGTGGGTCCTAAACCAGTGGGATCTCGTCGTGCAAGTTGTGCGCCGCCACGATGATaagaggaggctgcggaagcTCGCACCGAAATCGGCAGCCTCGCAGGAAGCAGATACAGAGCCCCTCACGCATCctcacgcgccggcggccacCGACAAGGATAACCCTGCTGATCCCTCGCCGCATCCTGGCGTGGCCTTGCAGACACACACTG ATTTCTCCGGAGTTTTTCCTCCCGAACACGGGCAAAATCTGGCCATGCTTGGCCACCTGCCTACAAACGGGCTCTCGCCGAACCCCTACATTCCCGGCGCCGTACAGACTCTAACCGTGGGAGCTCCCCGACCTGAAAATGTGTCTGTCGACCGCTTGCTGCGCATTGTTCAGTCAGTCGACGATCCGTCGTGCAAAGATGCTCCAGAAGTCGCGCGGCAATTGCTCACAGAGCTCATGCGGTGCGTTAGGCTCGGCCTCGTTTCTATGCCTCCCCTACCCATCTATCAGAAGCTCACAGCGgccgctcgctctctcgggGTCCCCAGTGACGTGGTTGACCCAGGGTAG